A segment of the Leptotrichia sp. oral taxon 215 str. W9775 genome:
CAAGATCAAGTTTGGAACTTGCAGCTACAGGAAGATTTTTACCTAATGCAATATTTTCAAGAATTGTTGTCAGTTCATCACCTAAAAAGATTGAAATAATTGCAGGCGGAGCTTCGTGTCCTCCAAGACGGTGATCATTTGTTGCAGTTGCGGTTGTAGCTCTCAGCAAAGGATAATATCTGTCTATAGCTTCAATTACAGCTGATACAAACAGAAGGAATCTCTTATTTGTCTGTGGATCTTTCCCAGGACTGAAAAGGTTTCTTCCGTCATCAGTACTAAGTGACCAGTTATTATGTTTTCCTGAACCGTTTACACCTTCAAAAGGTTTTTCATGAAGCAGTGCAACCATGTTATGTCTAAGTGCTGTTTTTTCAATAGTTTCCATTATAATCTGGTTCTGATCTGAAGCTAGATTGGCTACTGAAAATAGTGGAGCTATTTCAAACTGGTTAGGAGCTACTTCATTATGTCTTGTTTTGGCAGGTACTCCCAACTTCCAAAGTTCCACATCGACATCACTCATAAAGTTTATTACTTTTTCCTTTATTTTTCCGTAATAGTGGTCGCTTAATTCCTGTCCCTTAGGAGCAGGTGCACCAAATAAAGTTCTTCCTGTCAGCAGAAGATCTTCCCTTTCTTCAAATAAATCCTTGTTTACAAGGAAATATTCCTGTTCCACTCCCAAAGTATTGAATACGTGGTGTGATTCGTTATTTCCTAGAGCCCTTAAAACTCTTAATGACTGTTTTCCTACATATTTCATTGTTCTAAGCAGTGGAACCTTTTTATCCAAGGCTTCACCTGTAAATGAAACAAAGGCTGTAGGTATATATAATGTAACTCCATTTTTATTTTCTCTTATGAATGGATATGAACTTGTATCCCAGACTGTGTATCCCCTTGCCTCAAAAGTGCTTCTCAAACCACCGTTTGGAAAAGAGGAGGCATCAGATTCCCCTTTTATAAGGCTGCTTCCTGAAAACTTATAAATAATTTCCTTATCCCCAGTAGGTTCCAGAAATGAATCGTGCTTTTCTGCAGTCAAGTCATTTAGAGGTTGAAACCAGTGACAATAATGCGTTGCCCCTCTTTTTGTCGCCCAGTCCTTCATTGCATTTGCAATAACTTCAGCAGATTCCTTCGATAATTCAGTTAATCCAAGCTGGGAAAGTCTGAATTCTTCGAATACTGATTTTGGAACTCTCTTTTTTAAGTTACTTTCGGTAAAAACATTTTCACCGAATACTTTCATAATATTTTCCATTTTTTAAGCTCCTCATTTCTTTAAATTTATTTTTATATAATATATTAAAGTCTTCAATATGTCAATATTATTTTAAAGAAAACCTTATCCTGTGAACTATATATGACATAGAAATATTGAAAATAGTAGAAATAAAATTAAAAAATATAGGATATATTTCTAAACTTTAATAAAATTTTATTGAGTCATCGAGTATATATCCTATATCTGTTATATCAGAGTATTTTTACTTAATTAATACCATCCTCTTAGTTTCATTGCATGGGCAATTTTCTTAATACTTGTCATATAAGAAGCTGTTCTTACATCAACATTATATTCTTTTGCCAGATTCCAGATGTCATTAAATGAATTTTTCAGTACATTTGTTTCTTTTTCCTGAACTTCTTCAAAGCTCCAGTAGTATCCTTGAAGATTCTGTACCCATTCAAAGTATGAAACTACAACTCCACCTGCATTTGCAAGTATATCAGGAATAATAGTTACACCTTTCTTATTTAAAATTTCATCAGCTTCAGGCGTAGTAGGTCCGTTTGCACCTTCAACTATTACTTTAGCCTTAATTCTGTTTGCATTTTCAGAAGTAATCTGATTTTCAAGTGCACAAGGAGCTAAAACATCAACTTCCAGTTCAAGAAGTTCCTGGTTAGTTATTTTCTTACCGTATACACCGTCAGCAATGGCACCGTTAGATCCAACTTCCTTGATTATTTTTTCCATATCCAGTCCATTTTCATTGTATACTGCAGTATCAACATTTGAAATTGCTACAACTTTTGCCCCTGCCTTATGAGCGTAGTAAGCAGTATAGTAACCAACATTTCCAAATCCCTGCACAGCATAAGTTGCCCCTTTTATATCCTGTCCAAGTTTTTCAAGAGCAAGTTTTGCTGCAAGATTTACCCCATATCCTGTAGCTTCAGTTCTTGCAAGTGATCCTCCAAATCCAAGAGGTTTTCCTGTAAATGTACCAGGAGCTGATTTTTTAACTACACCTTCGTAAGCATCTACCATCCATGACATTATTTGTCCGTTAGTGTTTACATCCGGAGCAGGTATATCAATTTTTTCACCAATTAATGGAGCAATAGCTTCTGCATAAGCTCTGGAAATTCTTTCAAGTTCAGCAGCTGAATAGTCTTTAGGATCCAAGGTAATTCCCCCTTTACCTCCACCATAAGGTATTCCCGCAACAGAACATTTGAAAGTCATCCATGTAGACAATGCTTTAACTTCATCTCTTGTTACACCTGGATGGAATCTTATTCCTCCTTTAAAAGGTCCTACTGCATTGTTATGCTGAGAACGGTAACCGGTAAATGTTTTAACAGTACCGTCATCCATTTTAACCGGGAATGAAACTTCCAGCACCCTCATAGGATTTTTTAAAATTTCATATACAGCCGGGTCTGCATTTAATTTATCACACGCTGCTTTTACCTGCTTTTGAGCAATCTCAAAAGGATTCAGTGTTTCTTTAGACATAATATTTCTCCTCTCTAAATTTTCAATTTTTTTCTCAGTCTGACTGAGAACTTCCCACACATATTTTATACACCAATTTATTATTAAAAATCAACATTTTTTTTAAAAGTATAGAAAGAAAATAAGTTTGAATATATATTGTTAATGTTTGACTTGCAAGAGATAAATGTAACAAATAAATAAATTCTCGGTTTAAAAAAGCAAAAAAATTTGCTATAATATAAAAGATAAATTATAGACATAAGGAGAAGAATAATGAAAAGGATAAAGAATTTATTAGTAACGTTGATGTTTTTTTTATCACTTGCAGTATACGGTAAAAATATTAATGCAGGAAATTACAGAATAAATGACGGGAAAATAGAATTACTTAATTATGATAGAGGGTTAAGTGACAGCGTAAATGTAAAGAGGGAAAATGGAGCTGAAGTGATTACAGGCTCGGAAGATTTAAGAATAACTGACGGAGGCGGAAGAATACTTGTAACTAAAGTAAGCAAAGGCCTTATAGACGGTAAATATGAAGAATATTATGCAAATGGAAATACATT
Coding sequences within it:
- a CDS encoding glutamine synthetase III, translated to MENIMKVFGENVFTESNLKKRVPKSVFEEFRLSQLGLTELSKESAEVIANAMKDWATKRGATHYCHWFQPLNDLTAEKHDSFLEPTGDKEIIYKFSGSSLIKGESDASSFPNGGLRSTFEARGYTVWDTSSYPFIRENKNGVTLYIPTAFVSFTGEALDKKVPLLRTMKYVGKQSLRVLRALGNNESHHVFNTLGVEQEYFLVNKDLFEEREDLLLTGRTLFGAPAPKGQELSDHYYGKIKEKVINFMSDVDVELWKLGVPAKTRHNEVAPNQFEIAPLFSVANLASDQNQIIMETIEKTALRHNMVALLHEKPFEGVNGSGKHNNWSLSTDDGRNLFSPGKDPQTNKRFLLFVSAVIEAIDRYYPLLRATTATATNDHRLGGHEAPPAIISIFLGDELTTILENIALGKNLPVAASSKLDLDVDVIPSLRIDAGDRNRTSPFAFTGNKFEFRMPGSSSTPSTTATAINAIVGKVLSEYADKLEKSDKKNLDKTIVEIITDAYKKHGRIIFNGNGYSEEWQEEAKRRGLTNEISANTALRKYLDPEILKVTEETGMLTIQESASRYNAYAERYITHLCIEARTLIDMANKYILPFGLKYANLLAENIEKVEKFYPEGTEEQKELLKSVLTDISNIRKETKLLEARIAEVKKEENLEKQTDMAKEFLVEGLENLRVPCDNLEKIVDNEIWTLPTYTDLLFKL
- a CDS encoding Glu/Leu/Phe/Val dehydrogenase, with the protein product MSKETLNPFEIAQKQVKAACDKLNADPAVYEILKNPMRVLEVSFPVKMDDGTVKTFTGYRSQHNNAVGPFKGGIRFHPGVTRDEVKALSTWMTFKCSVAGIPYGGGKGGITLDPKDYSAAELERISRAYAEAIAPLIGEKIDIPAPDVNTNGQIMSWMVDAYEGVVKKSAPGTFTGKPLGFGGSLARTEATGYGVNLAAKLALEKLGQDIKGATYAVQGFGNVGYYTAYYAHKAGAKVVAISNVDTAVYNENGLDMEKIIKEVGSNGAIADGVYGKKITNQELLELEVDVLAPCALENQITSENANRIKAKVIVEGANGPTTPEADEILNKKGVTIIPDILANAGGVVVSYFEWVQNLQGYYWSFEEVQEKETNVLKNSFNDIWNLAKEYNVDVRTASYMTSIKKIAHAMKLRGWY